One window from the genome of Salisaeta longa DSM 21114 encodes:
- a CDS encoding vanadium-dependent haloperoxidase: MVYDIFSPPQASRAFAYTSVAAYEALQHGDPAYQSLAGQLNGLTPVPAPDTTRPLALEVAAVHAFFTVGRSLVYSTKRLDAVHQKMRAYFKKQGVPAAVLRRSVVYGDTVAAHIQRWMAADRYKQTRSASQFTVTDEPGRWQPTPPAYMDAIEPNWDKLRPFVMQRAAQFKPARPYDYSMQPGTPFYKQVMAVYEAVKNASKEERAIAAFWDCNPYVMHTRGHVMYATKHITPGAHWMGIAAVAARKDSASLMRTAETYALTGVTLADGFISAWDEKYRSDLVRPETVINEHIDPDWRPILQTPPFPEYTSAHSVISAAAAEMLTALYGPNFAFRDTVEVEYGLPARSYASFRSAAQEAGVSRLYGGIHYPMAYKRGLTQGRQLGRYAVQTLRTRAAGAPALAARRNRAPARGVE, encoded by the coding sequence ATGGTGTACGATATTTTTAGTCCGCCGCAGGCCAGTCGGGCGTTTGCCTACACCAGCGTGGCAGCGTACGAGGCCCTGCAGCACGGCGATCCGGCCTACCAGAGCCTGGCCGGTCAGCTGAATGGATTGACGCCGGTGCCCGCGCCGGATACCACCCGGCCGCTCGCACTGGAAGTGGCCGCCGTGCATGCGTTCTTTACCGTGGGGCGCTCGCTGGTGTATTCCACGAAGCGCCTAGATGCCGTCCACCAAAAGATGCGCGCCTACTTCAAAAAGCAGGGGGTGCCAGCGGCGGTGCTCCGCCGGTCGGTGGTTTATGGCGACACGGTGGCCGCGCACATCCAGCGCTGGATGGCAGCCGACCGCTACAAGCAAACCCGCAGCGCATCGCAGTTTACCGTGACCGACGAGCCGGGGCGCTGGCAGCCCACGCCGCCGGCCTACATGGACGCGATCGAGCCCAATTGGGATAAGCTGCGCCCCTTTGTGATGCAGCGGGCGGCGCAGTTTAAGCCGGCGCGTCCGTACGACTACAGCATGCAGCCGGGCACGCCGTTCTACAAGCAAGTTATGGCGGTGTACGAGGCCGTTAAAAACGCATCGAAGGAGGAGCGCGCGATTGCTGCGTTCTGGGACTGCAACCCCTACGTGATGCACACCCGCGGCCACGTGATGTACGCCACGAAGCACATCACACCTGGCGCGCACTGGATGGGCATCGCGGCGGTGGCGGCGCGCAAAGACAGCGCTTCGCTGATGCGCACGGCCGAGACCTATGCCCTGACCGGCGTGACCCTGGCCGATGGATTCATCAGCGCGTGGGACGAGAAGTACCGCAGCGACTTGGTGCGCCCCGAAACGGTCATCAACGAGCACATCGACCCCGACTGGCGGCCCATTTTGCAGACGCCGCCCTTCCCGGAGTATACGAGCGCGCACAGCGTCATCTCGGCAGCCGCGGCCGAGATGTTGACGGCGCTGTATGGCCCAAACTTTGCCTTCCGAGATACCGTGGAGGTTGAATACGGGCTGCCGGCGCGTTCCTACGCGTCCTTCCGGTCCGCCGCGCAAGAGGCTGGCGTGAGTCGGCTGTATGGGGGCATCCACTACCCCATGGCGTACAAACGCGGACTCACGCAAGGCCGTCAACTGGGCCGGTACGCCGTGCAGACGTTGCGCACACGCGCTGCTGGGGCACCGGCGCTAGCAGCGCGGAGAAACCGTGCACCGGCTCGCGGCGTTGAGTAA
- a CDS encoding TonB-dependent receptor plug domain-containing protein, whose amino-acid sequence MLRAILTLFLAAGLLGCSASETTRTEERVHTGYGSETASDFTGAASTVDAEDVAQRTGAVHFADLLRGQVAGVQVGYAPGGGLKITIRGATSMYGSNRPLYVVDGMPVTPGVGGALSWLNPKDVASITVLKDAGATAIYGSRGANGVIVVETKQ is encoded by the coding sequence ATGCTACGGGCTATTCTTACACTCTTTCTTGCCGCCGGACTCCTGGGCTGCTCGGCAAGTGAAACGACCCGTACGGAGGAGCGGGTGCATACGGGGTACGGCAGCGAAACGGCATCCGACTTCACGGGAGCGGCGTCTACCGTCGACGCGGAGGACGTGGCGCAGCGCACCGGCGCGGTGCATTTTGCTGATTTGCTGCGGGGCCAAGTGGCCGGCGTGCAGGTAGGTTACGCACCAGGCGGCGGACTCAAAATTACTATCCGTGGCGCCACCTCCATGTACGGAAGCAACCGCCCGCTGTACGTGGTAGACGGCATGCCCGTAACGCCCGGCGTGGGCGGCGCGTTGAGCTGGCTGAATCCGAAGGACGTGGCGTCCATCACCGTGTTGAAAGACGCTGGGGCGACCGCCATTTATGGATCGCGCGGAGCCAACGGCGTTATCGTCGTAGAAACGAAGCAATAG
- a CDS encoding SPFH domain-containing protein encodes MLQTLNDASLAILGLLALYILYKFLRAIRLVPQQSAYVVERLGNYSKTLDAGFHALVPFFDRVAYVHDLREQAIPVEPQDCFTSDNVRVRVDGVIYISVSDPVNASYGVTDYRRAAIQLAQTTTRSVIGRMELDTTFQERALISQSVVDVLDEVDEAWGIRVHRYEIKNIDTPRTVQKAMERQMTAERDRRAVVARSEGEQQSTVNDAEGQKQELINQSEGEMQRRINEAEGRAQEIEEIANATAEAIESIADAVSKPGGEEAVKLRLAEQYLDTVARLGRQENKVLLPADLTRYDAVLSGLALDDFALQPSGAPTAQGDGAAPDAEDSTA; translated from the coding sequence ATGCTACAGACGCTCAACGATGCCAGCCTCGCCATTCTTGGCCTGCTGGCCCTCTACATCCTCTACAAGTTTTTGCGTGCCATCCGCCTTGTGCCGCAGCAAAGCGCCTACGTGGTGGAGCGCCTTGGCAACTACTCCAAGACCCTCGACGCGGGCTTTCATGCGCTCGTGCCCTTTTTTGACCGTGTCGCCTACGTTCACGACCTGCGCGAGCAGGCCATTCCGGTCGAGCCCCAGGACTGCTTTACCAGCGACAACGTGCGCGTACGCGTCGACGGCGTGATCTACATCAGCGTAAGCGACCCGGTAAACGCGAGCTACGGCGTGACGGACTACCGCCGGGCCGCGATTCAGCTCGCGCAAACGACCACCCGCTCGGTCATTGGCCGGATGGAGCTCGACACCACGTTCCAGGAACGCGCCCTCATCAGCCAGTCGGTGGTTGACGTGCTCGATGAAGTAGACGAGGCCTGGGGCATTCGCGTGCATCGCTACGAGATCAAAAACATCGACACGCCGCGTACGGTGCAGAAGGCGATGGAGCGCCAGATGACCGCCGAGCGCGACCGGCGCGCCGTGGTGGCCCGCTCGGAGGGCGAGCAGCAGTCGACCGTAAACGATGCCGAGGGCCAAAAGCAAGAGCTCATCAACCAGTCGGAAGGCGAGATGCAGCGGCGCATCAACGAGGCCGAGGGCCGCGCCCAGGAGATCGAGGAGATAGCCAACGCGACGGCCGAGGCGATTGAGAGCATTGCCGATGCCGTCTCCAAGCCGGGCGGCGAGGAGGCCGTGAAGCTGCGCCTAGCCGAACAGTACCTCGACACCGTCGCCCGCCTGGGGCGTCAGGAGAACAAGGTGCTCCTCCCGGCCGACCTCACGCGCTACGACGCGGTGCTCAGTGGGCTGGCGCTTGACGACTTTGCGCTCCAACCGAGCGGCGCCCCCACCGCGCAAGGCGACGGGGCCGCCCCGGATGCCGAGGATTCAACGGCGTAG
- a CDS encoding SPFH domain-containing protein yields MATLLVVLLLLTLFVFYNTFIIVEMREEVILERLGKYRATLSPGLHFVIPFVDRVAYRQETREQVIDVPHQKCITKDNIEVDVDGLVYLKVMDARKASYGINDYRLAAINLAQTTMRSEVGKITLDDTFSERDKMNEAIVRELDKASDPWGIKVMRYEIKDIQPSAEVTQTMEKQMEAERDKRAEITMSSGERDARINVSEGERRSAILMSEGKRQKRINEAKGQAQEMELIANATAKGLQRIATAIAQPGGSLAVKMRLTEQYIDRLGTVIDGANVSVLPVEAANLKTFFEGVSQVSDHTGQ; encoded by the coding sequence ATGGCTACGCTCCTTGTCGTTCTTCTGCTGCTTACCCTGTTCGTGTTCTACAACACGTTCATCATTGTGGAAATGCGGGAAGAGGTGATCTTAGAACGCCTCGGGAAGTACCGCGCCACCCTCTCGCCCGGCCTGCACTTTGTCATCCCGTTTGTGGATCGCGTGGCCTACCGTCAAGAAACGCGCGAGCAGGTCATCGACGTGCCCCATCAAAAGTGCATCACGAAAGACAATATTGAGGTGGATGTGGACGGCCTCGTGTACCTGAAGGTGATGGATGCACGAAAGGCGAGCTACGGCATCAACGACTATCGCCTCGCCGCCATCAACCTGGCCCAAACCACCATGCGCAGCGAGGTCGGCAAAATCACGCTCGACGATACGTTTAGCGAGCGCGACAAGATGAACGAAGCCATCGTGCGCGAGCTCGACAAGGCGTCCGACCCGTGGGGCATTAAGGTCATGCGCTACGAGATTAAGGACATTCAGCCTTCGGCGGAAGTGACCCAGACGATGGAGAAGCAGATGGAGGCCGAGCGCGACAAGCGCGCCGAGATCACGATGTCGAGCGGCGAGCGTGACGCCCGCATCAACGTCTCGGAGGGCGAGCGGCGCAGCGCCATTCTCATGTCGGAGGGCAAGCGCCAAAAGCGCATCAACGAAGCCAAGGGCCAGGCCCAAGAGATGGAACTTATTGCCAACGCCACCGCCAAGGGCCTCCAGCGCATCGCCACCGCCATCGCCCAGCCGGGCGGCTCCCTGGCCGTAAAGATGCGCCTCACCGAGCAGTACATCGACCGCCTGGGCACGGTCATCGACGGTGCCAACGTGAGCGTGCTTCCGGTGGAGGCCGCCAACCTAAAGACCTTTTTTGAGGGCGTGTCGCAGGTCAGCGATCACACGGGCCAATAG
- a CDS encoding NfeD family protein: MSVDPELLTWGFFLGGLLLMLLETVLPGGVAFFLGIGGLVVSGLRVMGFVVDPLTALLTWLFLSTGLTIALRPLATRYFGGDSVVQLTDEDADAMGQTVDVVEAITPTTPGRIRFRGATWDARTLEGTLPEGAEARIVYRENLTWIVEPTDGSDLDMQYQDALSPDTQPTPSRTPHRSR, from the coding sequence ATGTCTGTCGATCCTGAGCTCCTTACGTGGGGGTTTTTCCTTGGTGGTTTGCTGCTGATGCTCCTTGAGACGGTGCTGCCCGGCGGCGTAGCCTTCTTCCTTGGCATTGGCGGGCTCGTGGTAAGCGGGCTGCGCGTGATGGGCTTCGTGGTCGACCCGCTCACCGCCCTCCTCACGTGGCTCTTCCTCTCCACCGGCCTCACCATCGCCCTGCGCCCGCTGGCCACCCGCTACTTTGGCGGCGACAGCGTGGTGCAGCTCACCGATGAAGATGCCGACGCCATGGGGCAAACGGTGGATGTCGTCGAGGCCATCACGCCCACCACCCCGGGGCGCATTCGCTTTCGCGGCGCGACCTGGGACGCCCGCACGCTCGAAGGCACCCTGCCCGAAGGCGCCGAGGCCCGCATCGTCTACCGCGAGAACCTCACGTGGATCGTTGAACCCACCGACGGCAGCGACCTCGATATGCAATACCAAGATGCCCTAAGCCCCGATACGCAGCCCACACCTTCGCGCACACCGCACCGCTCCCGCTAA
- a CDS encoding ABC transporter ATP-binding protein, translating into MADALVIDALTKRYGTHAPVLRDLSHTFAPGTCTLITGPNGAGKTTLLRVLTAQALPTAGRVRYGSLDIHQQPRAFLQHAGIVPASADLPAQLSAVELLLWVLRSRRPTADAPDATAQALLDRLTLDERRTRRIGTYSSGMTQKALIGAALVAQPAVLIMDEPLRSLDTDAIAATVALVREHVARGGTAIVSSHQTDALAALADAHLTLGR; encoded by the coding sequence ATGGCCGACGCGCTCGTCATTGACGCCCTCACCAAACGTTACGGCACCCACGCGCCGGTGCTGCGCGACCTCTCGCACACCTTTGCGCCCGGCACCTGCACGCTCATCACCGGGCCCAACGGCGCTGGCAAAACGACGCTCCTGCGGGTGCTTACGGCGCAGGCGCTTCCCACCGCGGGCCGCGTGCGCTACGGATCCCTCGACATCCACCAACAACCGCGCGCTTTCCTCCAGCATGCGGGCATCGTACCCGCCAGCGCCGACCTCCCCGCGCAGCTTTCCGCCGTCGAGCTGCTGCTGTGGGTGCTGCGCAGCCGGCGCCCCACAGCCGACGCCCCCGACGCAACCGCTCAGGCCCTTCTCGATCGCCTCACCCTTGACGAGCGCCGCACGCGCCGCATTGGTACCTACTCCAGCGGCATGACCCAAAAGGCCCTCATCGGTGCAGCGCTCGTTGCCCAGCCCGCCGTCCTGATCATGGACGAACCGCTTCGCAGCCTCGACACCGACGCCATCGCTGCCACGGTAGCACTGGTGCGCGAACACGTAGCGCGCGGCGGCACGGCCATCGTCTCCAGCCACCAAACCGACGCCCTGGCCGCCCTCGCCGACGCCCACCTCACGCTCGGGCGTTAG
- a CDS encoding undecaprenyl-diphosphate phosphatase: MAQQLLMTWWEALILGLVQGLTEFLPVSSSAHLVLGEYVLGLNAAGTGSLTFEVFVHFGTILSIFTVYNLRVKELVTETLAASIHPGEWAARFRERPPFRTAVYILITMIPTGITYVLFKDFFERAFDDPELAAGMLLVTGVLLLLTLLRPNPSGELTGGKALLVGVAQSFAMIPGISRSGATICTALYQNVNPERAANFSFLMLLPVVLGATLIKTIELAQQGLGEAWLPLAVGTCAAYGAGILAIKVVIDFVKRGRLQYFAAYCFLVGGLGLWLL; encoded by the coding sequence ATGGCACAGCAACTGCTTATGACGTGGTGGGAAGCGCTCATTCTGGGCCTGGTACAAGGCCTCACCGAATTTCTGCCGGTGTCTTCGTCGGCGCATTTGGTGCTGGGGGAATACGTATTGGGCCTAAACGCTGCAGGCACGGGCAGTCTCACCTTTGAGGTGTTCGTGCACTTTGGCACGATCCTTAGCATCTTTACGGTGTACAACCTGCGCGTCAAGGAGCTGGTAACGGAAACGCTCGCGGCGTCCATTCATCCGGGGGAATGGGCCGCGCGGTTCCGCGAGCGTCCGCCGTTTCGCACCGCCGTCTACATCTTGATCACGATGATCCCGACGGGCATCACGTACGTGCTGTTCAAGGATTTCTTCGAGCGGGCGTTCGACGATCCGGAGCTCGCGGCGGGCATGCTGCTGGTTACCGGCGTGCTCCTGTTGCTCACGCTGCTCCGCCCCAACCCCTCGGGCGAGCTCACCGGCGGAAAGGCGCTGCTCGTCGGCGTGGCGCAGTCGTTTGCCATGATTCCCGGCATCTCGCGGAGCGGCGCTACCATCTGCACTGCGCTTTACCAAAACGTGAATCCGGAGCGCGCGGCCAACTTCTCGTTCCTGATGTTGCTGCCGGTAGTGCTGGGGGCCACGCTCATCAAAACGATCGAGCTCGCGCAGCAGGGGCTGGGCGAAGCGTGGCTGCCGTTGGCGGTGGGCACCTGCGCGGCCTACGGGGCGGGCATTCTGGCCATTAAAGTCGTCATCGACTTTGTAAAGCGCGGCCGCTTGCAGTACTTCGCGGCCTACTGCTTTCTTGTTGGCGGGTTGGGGCTGTGGCTGCTATAG
- a CDS encoding EcsC family protein, translated as MRLTDREKDIRREIEAWQHADASVVTQAMDWAMRPLDWAVQQVTPPELVDQMSDRIGEFLAMLSDASEWTFADDDVLQAAEERGLVAEVVSDLRHEPLRELDALARSRFRQNALLAALEGGGTGLGGAALIAADIPLLFTINLRLIQQIGACYGFPMRGPAFRPLVLSIFNIAASGGREARNEALREVSVAAAAFANGQAYKGRVSGTFRDQNRHLPREIAKALVGRKAGQVVPLAGAAVGAGVNYWFTQQTAEAAHMCFRALYLDWKERL; from the coding sequence ATGCGCCTCACCGACCGTGAAAAAGACATCCGCCGCGAAATTGAAGCCTGGCAGCACGCCGACGCCTCGGTGGTTACGCAAGCCATGGATTGGGCCATGCGCCCGCTCGACTGGGCGGTGCAACAGGTGACCCCGCCCGAGTTGGTCGACCAGATGAGCGACCGCATTGGCGAGTTTCTGGCGATGCTGAGCGACGCCTCGGAGTGGACCTTTGCCGATGACGATGTGCTGCAGGCAGCAGAAGAACGTGGCCTCGTGGCTGAGGTCGTCAGCGACCTGCGGCATGAGCCGCTGCGGGAGCTCGACGCGTTGGCGCGGAGTCGCTTCCGGCAAAACGCCTTGCTGGCTGCACTGGAGGGCGGCGGCACCGGGCTCGGCGGTGCGGCGCTCATCGCGGCCGACATCCCATTGCTGTTTACCATCAACCTGCGCCTCATCCAGCAGATCGGCGCCTGTTACGGCTTTCCGATGCGTGGCCCGGCGTTTCGCCCGCTGGTCCTCTCCATCTTCAACATTGCTGCCTCGGGCGGGCGCGAGGCCCGTAACGAGGCGCTGCGGGAGGTGAGCGTAGCCGCGGCGGCATTTGCGAATGGGCAGGCCTACAAGGGGCGCGTCTCGGGCACCTTCCGCGATCAAAACCGCCACCTGCCACGCGAGATTGCGAAGGCGCTCGTGGGCCGCAAGGCGGGGCAGGTCGTTCCCCTCGCGGGGGCCGCGGTAGGCGCGGGCGTCAACTACTGGTTCACGCAGCAAACCGCCGAGGCCGCCCACATGTGCTTCCGCGCGTTGTACCTCGACTGGAAGGAGCGCCTCTGA
- a CDS encoding Nif3-like dinuclear metal center hexameric protein, with product MPTSVRAIARALHAWAPPGSAQDYDNVGLQVGRADASVARVLLALDCTPQVLREAQDVGADLIVTHHPLIFRPLTSVTAADYPSSLALRLAEAGIGLFSIHTNLDAAPGGVSFALAEHLGLQEVSFLDGFPETLYKLTTFVPAEALEDVRSALADAGAGRIGDYDACAFATKGTGYFRPHKDADPHTGTPGTLSSADEYRLEAEVARWTLGAVLDALRAAHPYEEVAYDVYPVQQKNTQAGLGAVGHLDEAMPLRSFLARVADRLDAGSLRYAGDPAASVQRVAVCGGAGSDFVGQAQAAGADAYVTADVTYHTFFDVLDTDGAPAMALIDAGHYETEALTEALLRDWLAARFPDVAFRRTETRTSPMRTFVP from the coding sequence ATGCCCACTTCTGTTCGCGCCATCGCCCGCGCCTTGCATGCCTGGGCGCCGCCGGGTTCTGCCCAAGACTACGACAACGTGGGGCTGCAAGTGGGCCGCGCGGATGCTTCCGTTGCGCGCGTACTTCTGGCGCTGGACTGCACGCCGCAGGTGTTACGCGAAGCGCAAGACGTGGGGGCTGACCTCATCGTGACGCACCATCCGCTGATCTTTCGTCCGCTCACGTCGGTTACGGCTGCAGACTATCCTTCGTCGCTTGCGCTCCGGCTGGCGGAGGCCGGGATCGGGCTGTTTAGCATCCACACCAACCTCGACGCGGCCCCGGGCGGCGTATCGTTTGCCTTGGCCGAGCACCTGGGCCTCCAGGAGGTCTCGTTCCTCGATGGCTTTCCCGAGACGCTCTACAAGCTGACGACCTTTGTGCCGGCCGAGGCGCTGGAGGACGTCCGCAGCGCGCTTGCTGACGCGGGCGCTGGGCGGATTGGCGACTACGACGCGTGCGCCTTTGCCACCAAGGGCACGGGCTACTTCCGCCCCCACAAGGATGCCGATCCGCACACCGGCACGCCCGGCACGCTGTCTTCTGCCGACGAATACCGGCTGGAGGCCGAGGTGGCCCGGTGGACGTTGGGCGCGGTGCTGGATGCACTACGCGCGGCGCATCCGTACGAGGAAGTGGCCTACGACGTCTATCCGGTCCAGCAGAAAAACACGCAGGCGGGCCTTGGTGCGGTGGGCCATCTCGACGAGGCCATGCCGCTGCGCAGCTTCCTGGCGCGCGTAGCCGACCGGCTGGATGCAGGCAGTCTGCGCTACGCGGGCGACCCGGCGGCCTCCGTGCAGCGCGTGGCCGTATGTGGGGGCGCGGGAAGCGATTTTGTCGGCCAGGCGCAAGCGGCCGGGGCCGATGCGTACGTAACGGCCGATGTGACGTATCATACGTTTTTCGACGTGCTGGATACCGACGGCGCGCCCGCCATGGCGCTCATCGACGCGGGCCACTACGAAACCGAGGCGCTGACGGAGGCCCTGCTCCGCGACTGGCTCGCCGCCCGCTTCCCCGACGTCGCGTTTCGCCGTACCGAAACGCGCACCAGCCCCATGCGCACGTTTGTGCCGTAG